A genomic window from Chrysoperla carnea chromosome 3, inChrCarn1.1, whole genome shotgun sequence includes:
- the LOC123294511 gene encoding WD repeat-containing protein 13-like isoform X1 — translation MAVAWQQQIFALDARYNAHRAPNHANFRTLYIRRRSQLLRENRNLSPEHLKSYLKIRGQLLQKRYGSPLDQPSIGHSRSMSLRSVSRVSGDFGDARLNIQNTGTVSGLVPTKQADASRAIVGGNSIAENYAFTGVHHIFDQHKSSVVMVKFANNDRSRLLCASSDGTLSICEVAVEKPYLAAVLRGHTQPVTGCDWSASNDLVASCSQDGSVRLWDSKNGTCLRSIQDKLLCPLQCCLFQPTNCNLVITGNNKGELRIINVSTGRAPLGGYCRVGGSVLSIGCDINGQLWWVGTNKGEIISITCDITGRLRKVRKFQIAGNNCLITSISWRAWISREARDPSLLVNCSNNKLALFRVMDKEGNLQLKWSFNNKQSDNNMIRSTFCPIMSFRQGACVVTGSDDGQVYFVDIERPPNRAIVTVLQGHANASFGLSFNYDESLLATSDKEGLVIIWRRAS, via the exons atggcTGTAGCGTGGCAACAACAGATTTTTGCATTGGACGCTCGTTACAATGCTCATAGAGCTCCAAATCATGCAAACTTTC gtacactTTACATACGTAGGCGTAGTCAACTATTACGAGAGAATCGCAATTTATCACCTGaacatttaaaaagttatttgaaaatacgAGGACAATTGTTGCAAAAACGATATGGATCACCTTTGGATCAACCTAGTATAGGTCATAGCCGTAGCATGAGCCTTCGAAGTGTTAGTAGG GTTAGTGGTGATTTTGGTGACGCACGATTGAATATTCAAAATACAGGAACTGTAAGTGGTCTAGTACCAACAAAACAAGCTGATGCATCGCGAGCTATAGTCGGTGGAAACAGTATAGCTGAAAATTATGCTTTCACTGGAGTTCATCACATTTTCGATCAACATAAGTCGTCTGTCGTTATGGTCAAATTTGCAAATAATGATCGTTCTCGGCTACTTTGTGCATCATCGGATGGAACGCTTTCGATATGTGAAGTTGCTGTTGAGAAACCATACCTTGCAGCCGTACTTCGAGGGCATACACAACCGGTTActg GTTGTGATTGGTCTGCTAGTAATGATTTAGTTGCTAGTTGCTCACAAGATGGTTCTGTTCGTTTATGGGATTCTAAAAATGGCACTTGTTTAAGATCAATTCAAGATAAACTTCTTTGCCCGCTACAATGTTGTTTATTTCAACCAACAAATTGTAACCTTGTTATT actGGTAATAACAAAGGAGAACTGCGAATTATAAATGTATCTACTGGTCGAGCACCATTAGGAGGCTATTGTCGTGTTGGAGGGAGTGTACTTAGTATAGGTTGTGATATAAATGGTCAATTATGGTGGGTTGGTACAAATAAG ggagaaattatttctattacatGTGATATTACTGGTAGGTTACGTAAAGTGCGAAAATTCCAAATagctggaaataattgtttaattacaaGTATTAGTTGGCGAGCTTGGATCAGCAGAGAAGCAAGAGATCCTAGTTTATTGGTTAATTGTTCAAACAATAAACTTGCTTTGTTtag GGTGATGGATAAAGAAGGGAATCTACAATTAAAATggagttttaataataaacaaagcgATAACAATATGATAAGATCCACATTCTGTCCAATTATGTCGTTTCGACAAGGTGCCTGTGTAG ttacTGGAAGCGATGATGGTCAAGTATATTTTGTGGATATTGAACGACCTCCAAATCGTGCAATCGTAACAGTTTTACAAGGGCATGCAAACGCTTCCTTTGGTCTTAGTTTTAATTATGATGAATCTTTATTAGCCACCAGCGACAAAGAAGGTTTAGTTATTATTTGGAGAAGAGCTTCGTAA
- the LOC123294511 gene encoding WD repeat-containing protein 13-like isoform X2: MAVAWQQQIFALDARYNAHRAPNHANFRTLYIRRRSQLLRENRNLSPEHLKSYLKIRGQLLQKRYGSPLDQPSIGHSRSMSLRSVSGDFGDARLNIQNTGTVSGLVPTKQADASRAIVGGNSIAENYAFTGVHHIFDQHKSSVVMVKFANNDRSRLLCASSDGTLSICEVAVEKPYLAAVLRGHTQPVTGCDWSASNDLVASCSQDGSVRLWDSKNGTCLRSIQDKLLCPLQCCLFQPTNCNLVITGNNKGELRIINVSTGRAPLGGYCRVGGSVLSIGCDINGQLWWVGTNKGEIISITCDITGRLRKVRKFQIAGNNCLITSISWRAWISREARDPSLLVNCSNNKLALFRVMDKEGNLQLKWSFNNKQSDNNMIRSTFCPIMSFRQGACVVTGSDDGQVYFVDIERPPNRAIVTVLQGHANASFGLSFNYDESLLATSDKEGLVIIWRRAS; the protein is encoded by the exons atggcTGTAGCGTGGCAACAACAGATTTTTGCATTGGACGCTCGTTACAATGCTCATAGAGCTCCAAATCATGCAAACTTTC gtacactTTACATACGTAGGCGTAGTCAACTATTACGAGAGAATCGCAATTTATCACCTGaacatttaaaaagttatttgaaaatacgAGGACAATTGTTGCAAAAACGATATGGATCACCTTTGGATCAACCTAGTATAGGTCATAGCCGTAGCATGAGCCTTCGAAGT GTTAGTGGTGATTTTGGTGACGCACGATTGAATATTCAAAATACAGGAACTGTAAGTGGTCTAGTACCAACAAAACAAGCTGATGCATCGCGAGCTATAGTCGGTGGAAACAGTATAGCTGAAAATTATGCTTTCACTGGAGTTCATCACATTTTCGATCAACATAAGTCGTCTGTCGTTATGGTCAAATTTGCAAATAATGATCGTTCTCGGCTACTTTGTGCATCATCGGATGGAACGCTTTCGATATGTGAAGTTGCTGTTGAGAAACCATACCTTGCAGCCGTACTTCGAGGGCATACACAACCGGTTActg GTTGTGATTGGTCTGCTAGTAATGATTTAGTTGCTAGTTGCTCACAAGATGGTTCTGTTCGTTTATGGGATTCTAAAAATGGCACTTGTTTAAGATCAATTCAAGATAAACTTCTTTGCCCGCTACAATGTTGTTTATTTCAACCAACAAATTGTAACCTTGTTATT actGGTAATAACAAAGGAGAACTGCGAATTATAAATGTATCTACTGGTCGAGCACCATTAGGAGGCTATTGTCGTGTTGGAGGGAGTGTACTTAGTATAGGTTGTGATATAAATGGTCAATTATGGTGGGTTGGTACAAATAAG ggagaaattatttctattacatGTGATATTACTGGTAGGTTACGTAAAGTGCGAAAATTCCAAATagctggaaataattgtttaattacaaGTATTAGTTGGCGAGCTTGGATCAGCAGAGAAGCAAGAGATCCTAGTTTATTGGTTAATTGTTCAAACAATAAACTTGCTTTGTTtag GGTGATGGATAAAGAAGGGAATCTACAATTAAAATggagttttaataataaacaaagcgATAACAATATGATAAGATCCACATTCTGTCCAATTATGTCGTTTCGACAAGGTGCCTGTGTAG ttacTGGAAGCGATGATGGTCAAGTATATTTTGTGGATATTGAACGACCTCCAAATCGTGCAATCGTAACAGTTTTACAAGGGCATGCAAACGCTTCCTTTGGTCTTAGTTTTAATTATGATGAATCTTTATTAGCCACCAGCGACAAAGAAGGTTTAGTTATTATTTGGAGAAGAGCTTCGTAA